A section of the Streptomyces sp. Je 1-369 genome encodes:
- a CDS encoding polysaccharide deacetylase family protein, which translates to MKDDQLTPGRRVLLRAAAVLGLATTAACGGAEGPSGPGPAAPAGRPAAGPQAARRLKPSAYRLQPLTGYGPPRAGRALPQVRKAPILRMPGRERTMVLSFDDGPDPRYTPGILHTLRKHDVRAMFFVCGEMAVDNVDLLRRMADDGHLIGNHTWSHPLLPRLDRAAMREQMERTCDVIEEATGEPPEWFRAPYGAWNRNAFQLGAELGMEPLAWTVDTLDWTEPGAATIVRRVRAGAGPGVVVLSHDAGGDRSGSVEALHTYLPELLDSGYRLTVPSRYMS; encoded by the coding sequence ATGAAAGATGATCAGCTGACTCCAGGGCGGCGGGTCCTGCTCCGCGCCGCCGCGGTCCTCGGCCTGGCCACGACCGCGGCGTGCGGGGGAGCGGAGGGCCCATCCGGTCCGGGACCCGCCGCCCCCGCGGGCAGACCCGCCGCGGGCCCGCAGGCCGCACGCCGCCTCAAACCCTCCGCGTACCGCCTGCAGCCCCTCACGGGATACGGCCCCCCGCGCGCCGGACGAGCCCTGCCCCAAGTGCGCAAGGCGCCGATCCTGCGCATGCCGGGCCGTGAGCGGACGATGGTGCTCTCGTTCGACGACGGGCCGGACCCGCGCTACACCCCGGGCATCCTGCACACGCTCCGCAAGCACGACGTGCGGGCGATGTTCTTCGTCTGCGGCGAGATGGCCGTCGACAACGTGGACCTGCTGCGTCGGATGGCCGACGACGGGCACCTCATCGGCAACCACACCTGGAGCCACCCGCTGCTGCCCCGACTCGACAGGGCGGCGATGCGCGAGCAGATGGAGCGCACCTGCGACGTCATCGAGGAGGCCACCGGCGAGCCTCCCGAGTGGTTCAGGGCCCCCTACGGCGCGTGGAACCGCAACGCCTTCCAGCTGGGCGCCGAGCTCGGCATGGAGCCGCTCGCCTGGACCGTCGACACCCTCGACTGGACCGAGCCGGGCGCGGCGACCATCGTGCGGCGCGTCCGGGCCGGCGCGGGGCCCGGCGTCGTGGTGCTCTCGCACGACGCGGGCGGCGACCGCTCGGGCAGCGTCGAGGCGCTGCACACGTACCTGCCGGAACTGCTCGACTCCGGCTACCGCCTCACGGTGCCGAGCCGCTACATGTCCTGA
- a CDS encoding class F sortase — protein MPSSHPADEFEFQDLQDFQEEEKQRKRAPWGVMALVLLTGLALIRNGSGEFDVGPPQPASAAAADRAPDAGAAAPVPLAFSPAERVRIKGIRVDAPIMQVGLDPEGWVDAPPPEDPNLAGWFTGAVSPGEKGTAVVVGHVDNQRGPAVFYGLGSLKKGNHIEVGRADKKTAIFEVYGIEVFDKNKFPGKRVYGNGGTPELRVITCGGGFSKQSGYDGNVVVFARLVAVR, from the coding sequence ATGCCTTCGTCCCATCCGGCCGATGAGTTCGAATTCCAGGACCTGCAGGACTTCCAGGAGGAGGAGAAGCAGAGGAAGCGCGCCCCGTGGGGTGTGATGGCGCTTGTCCTGCTGACCGGACTCGCGCTGATCCGCAATGGTTCCGGGGAATTCGACGTGGGCCCGCCGCAGCCCGCGTCCGCCGCGGCCGCGGACCGTGCGCCCGACGCGGGAGCCGCCGCCCCGGTGCCGCTCGCGTTCTCGCCGGCCGAGCGTGTCCGCATCAAGGGCATCCGGGTGGACGCGCCGATCATGCAGGTGGGGCTGGATCCGGAGGGGTGGGTGGATGCGCCGCCGCCCGAGGACCCGAATCTCGCGGGCTGGTTCACCGGCGCCGTGTCGCCCGGCGAGAAGGGCACGGCCGTGGTGGTCGGCCATGTGGACAACCAGCGGGGGCCCGCCGTTTTCTACGGCCTGGGTTCGCTGAAGAAGGGCAATCACATCGAGGTCGGCCGCGCGGACAAGAAGACGGCTATTTTCGAGGTCTACGGCATCGAAGTGTTCGACAAGAACAAATTCCCCGGGAAGCGCGTCTACGGGAACGGCGGAACTCCCGAATTGCGGGTCATCACCTGCGGCGGCGGTTTCTCCAAGCAGTCCGGATACGACGGGAACGTCGTGGTGTTCGCCCGTCTGGTCGCCGTGCGCTGA